CCCCGGCCCATCGCGGTCAGCGCCGAGGCGAACGTCCCGCCGGAGAACACCGCGTCGGTGCGGACGAAGCCGTCGACGGTCAGGGGCACGTCCTCGGGCAGCTGCTTGACGGTGAACCAGGCCCCCAGGTCGTGGGGGACGGAGTCGAAGCCGCAGGCGTGCACGATGCGCGCCCCCGTCTCGCGGGCCCGCGCGTCGTGCCCCAGATACATCCGGTCGATGAACTCCGGCTCGCCCGTGAGGTCCGCGTAGTCCGTCCCGGCCTCCGCGCACGCGGCGACGAGCTTCTCGCCGTAACGGATGTAGGGCCCGACCGTCGTGGCCACCACCCGTGTGGAGGCGGCCAGTTCGGCCAGCGCCTCCGCGTCGTCCGCGTCGGTCTCCCGCAGCGGCAGGTCCGCGCAGCCCGGATCGATCGCGGTGAGCCGTTCGCGCAGCGCCTCCAGCTTGGTCCGGCTGCGCCCGGCCAGGGCCCAGCGGAGGCCGGCGGGGGCGTGCGCCGCCAGGTATTCGGCGGTGAGCGCCCCCACGAAGCCGGTGGCACCGAAGAGGACGACGTCCAAGGGGCGAGTCGTGTCGTTCTGCCTGTTCACGAGTACCTCCGGCTGGGAGACGGGTGCCGACGTGGCAGGCAGAGGGTAGCGGAGAGCGACGTGGCGGCGTGCGGCCGGGCGGGCCCCGTGCGAGAGGATCGGAGGCCAGAGCTAAGCGCTTGCTCGGCCCGAGGGGTTGTGCGGAGCCCGGCGGCTTCTTAGCATCACAGGTGTTACATCGGTTGTGTCACACCCCTGGGGGCTCACAGATGGCGCAAGGCCCAGCACCCGCCCACGGTCCGCTGACCGGTGTCCGGGTCGTCGAGCTGGCGGGCATCGGACCCGGACCGTTCGCCGCGATGCTGCTGGCGGACCTCGGGGCCGACGTCGTACGCGTCGACCGGCCGGGCGGCGCGGGGCTCGGCATCGATCCCGCGTCCGACCTCACCAACCGCAACAAGCGCTCCGTCCTCCTGGACCTCAAGGGCGACGAGGGACCGGCCCGCGTCCTGGACCTCGTCGAACGCGCCGACATCCTCATCGAGGGCTTCCGCCCCGGCGTCGCCGAACGCCTCGGCGTCGGGCCCGACGCCTGCCTCGCCCGCAATCCGCGGCTCGTCTACGGCCGGATGACCGGCTGGGGCCAGGACGGGCCGCTCGCCGAGCGCGCCGGACACGACATCGCCTACCTCGCGCTCACCGGCACCCTGTCCATGATCGGCAAGCCGGACGAACCGCCCGTGGCCCCCGCCAACCTGCTCGGCGACTACGCGGGCGGCTCGCTCTACCTCGTCGTCGGCGTCCTCGCCGCCCTCCAGCACGCCCGCGCCCGCGGTGAGGGGCAGGTCGTCGACGCCGCCATCGTGGACGGCGCCGCCCATCTCGCCACGATGATCCACGGCATGCTGGCCGCCGGGAGCTGGCAGGACCGGCGCGGCACGAACC
The nucleotide sequence above comes from Streptomyces sp. NBC_01116. Encoded proteins:
- a CDS encoding CaiB/BaiF CoA transferase family protein; this encodes MAQGPAPAHGPLTGVRVVELAGIGPGPFAAMLLADLGADVVRVDRPGGAGLGIDPASDLTNRNKRSVLLDLKGDEGPARVLDLVERADILIEGFRPGVAERLGVGPDACLARNPRLVYGRMTGWGQDGPLAERAGHDIAYLALTGTLSMIGKPDEPPVAPANLLGDYAGGSLYLVVGVLAALQHARARGEGQVVDAAIVDGAAHLATMIHGMLAAGSWQDRRGTNLLDGGCPFYGAYATSDGGHMAVGPLEEKFYAEFAGLLGIADDFPDRWDLARWDELRAAVAERFSTRTRAEWTEVFDGTDACVAPVLSLTEAPHHPHLAARSTFVEHSGLTQPAPAPRFSATPVSVRGGPALPGADTAAVAADWDIPALRPAASTDTY